In Candidatus Accumulibacter cognatus, the genomic window TATTTCCTGCGTTATTGCTGTCCGGACAATGATCACGCGATGGTCGACGAGCGCGTGGCCTACTGGTGCGCGGGCGGCATAGACCAGTACATCGGCGGCATCGAACACGCCATCCTGCATCTGCTCTACTCGCGCTTCTGGACCAAGCTGATGCGCGACCTCGGCCTGTTTGGCGAGCACCGGCTCGACGAGCCCTTTGCCCATCTGCTGACGCAGGGCATGGTCGTGGCACCGACTTTCTACCGCGAGGACAGCCATGGCAAGAAACAATGGCTCAATCCCGCCGAGGTCGACGCCGTGCATGACGAACGTGGCCGGGCCGTTGGCGCGACGCTGCGAGCCGATGGCCTGCCAGTGATCGTCGGCGGTATCGAAAAGATGTCGAAGTCGAAGAACAACGGCGTCGATCCGCAGGCGCTGATCGAACAGTTCGGCGCCGACACCGCGCGCCTGTTCATCATGTTCGCGAGTCCGCCGGACCAGTCGCTGGAATGGTCCGACGCCGGCGTCGAAGGGGCATTCCGATTCCTCAAGCGACTCTGGCGATTCGTCTACGAGCATGTCTCGGCGGGCCCGGTGGCGCCGACCCCGGCTGCCCATTTGTCTACCGAACTGCAAGGCCTGCGTCGGCAGTTACACCAGACGATCGGCAAGGTTGCCGACGATTACGGGCGGCGCAAGCAGTTCAATACCGCCATTGCCGCAGTCATGGAGCTGCTCAACGCTTATGCCCGCATCACCGACGACTCGGCCGCCGCACGCGCCGTCAGGCAGGAAACGCTCGAAGCGGTGACGCTGATGCTCAACCCGATCGTGCCGCATATCTGCGAAGCGCTCTATGCTGCCTTGAGACCCGGCCACACGCTCTCCGGCCAGGCCTTTCCGAAACCTGACGCAAGCGCGCTGGTGCAGAACGAAATCGAACTGGTTCTGCAGATCAACGGCAAGCTGCGCGGCAGCCTGCGGGTGCCAGCGGCTGCTGACCGGGCGAGCATCGAAAGCGCTGCGCTGGCCTCTGAAACGGCACAGAAGCATCTGGCCGGCACAGCGCCCAGAAAACTGATCATGGTTCCCGGTCGCCTGGTCAATATCGTCACCTGAAACTTTGCGAAAGCGTCCGATGCGTGCAGCGCTATATTCGGTGGGGCTGGGTCTGGTGCTGATACTGTTCGCCGGTTGCGGTTTCCAGTTGCGGGGCGCTTATTCGCTGCCCTACGAAAGTCTTTTCATTGCCATGCCCGACTATTCGGTCATCGCCGTCAATCTCAAGCGCGCCATCCGCGCCTCGGGAACGACGCGCGTGGCGCTGACGGCAAGCGATGCACAGGCGACCCTGGTCCCGGGAGCCGAGTCTCGCGACCGTGTGATTCTCTCGGTATCGGGCTCGGGCCGCGTCAGCGAACTGCGCCTGCGTTACCTCTACACCTATCGGATCACCGATGACAAGGGCCGCGACCTGGTCACGCCGAGCAGCATCGAACTGGTCCGCGACCTCACTTACGATGACTCCAACGTGCTGGCCAAGCAACAGGAGGAGAAGCTGCTCTGGCGCGACATGGAGAATGACCTGGTGCAGCAGTTGATGCGCCGGCTGGCTGCCAGCAAACCGGTGTTTGCAGCGGCTCCCGAGTAAGGTAGCCGGGCATGCATCTCAAGGGCGATCAACTCGCCGCTCATCTCGAACGCGATCTGCAGCCGGTCTATCTGGTCCATGGAGACGAACCTCTGCTGATCATCGAAGCGGCCGATGCCATCCGCGCCGCAGCCCGTCGACGAGGTTTCGATGAACGCGAAGTGCTGACCGCGATGGCCGGTTTCAACTGGAACGACCTCTACCATGCCGCAGGAAACATGTCTCTGTTCGGGGGTCGCACGCTGATCGACCTGCGTGTCCCGACCGGCAAGCCGGGGCGCGAGGGCAGCGCAGCCCTGCAGGAGTATTGCGCGCGCCCCTCTCCGGATTCGCTGCTGCTGGTGACCATGAGCGAAGTCGACTGGCGGGACGAGAAATCCGCATGGATGGGCGCTATGGCTAGCGCCGGGGCAGTAGTCAAGCTGCTCTCGCCGGCGCTGGCCGAATTGCCGGCGTGGCTGGCTGTCCGCCTTCACCGCCAGCAGCAAAGCGCTACCGCCGATGGCCTGCGGTTCATTGCCGAGCGGGTCGAAGGCAATCTACTGGCGGCGCATCAGGAAATCCTCAAGCTCGGTGTACTCTACCCGCCCGGCGCCCTGAGCCTGCAGCAGATTCGCGAGGCAGTGCTCAACGTCGCCCGTTACGACCTTGACGGTCTGCGTGAAGCGATGCTTGCCGGCGATGTAGCGCGCCTGACGCGTACCCTCGATGGCCTGCAGCAGGAAGGGGAAGCACCGCTCCTGGTACTCTGGGCGATGACCGAGGAAGTGCGCCTACTGGCGCAAATCGGCGCAGGACTCGCGCGATGCCAGCCGCTGGACGCACTGTTGAAGGATGCACGGCTATGGGGCACGCGCCAGGTACTGATCAAACGCGCGCTGCAGAGGGTCGACGGTGAGCGCGCCGCCGCCGCCCTGGTGCACGCCGCGCGCATCGACCGGATGATCAAGGGCATCGCTGGCGGCGATGTCTGGGACGAGTTCCGACAACTGAGCCTGCGCATCACCGCCGCCTGAAGCACCGCGTTGTCTCGAGCTTCAACGGCCGTTGTCGCTTTCCAGGTCGACCGAGGCGGTGTCCGGTGCCAGATGTTCCCATGCGCAACCGGCAGTTTCCTGGCGCACGTCATTGAGCCCGCGGCTGAATTTGCTCTGCACGAGGCATTCACCCTGACCATCCTCGCAGACCACCACCAGGCGCAACTCGGTATCGACCATCCGCTCACCATCCCAGTAGCTGCAGGTCGCGCAAACTTTCACTTCAGCAGGCAGTATCAGTTTCTTGTTCATGATTGGCGCAGACAAATGACAATAGGTCTGAGAGTGCATTCCTTTGCAGTGGTTCCGTTGACGCATGCACTCAGACGGTGGCTATAATCGATCCTTCCCCCCAACAGAGAAGTCTCATGGATATCGAGCAGTACATGCAGACCGTTGGCCACCGTGCCCGCGCCGCATCGCGGCTGATCGCACGTGCCGACAGCCAGGCCAAGAACATGGCGCTCTACCGCATCGCCACGGCGATCCGGCGCGAGTGTGACACGCTGCTTGCCGCCAATCACGATGACCTGGCTGCAGCGCGCGCCGCCGGCCTCGAACCGGCCCTGCTTGATCGCCTGGCGCTGTCGGCGAAAAGCGTTGCGGCGATGGCTGAGGGCATCGAACAGGTTGCCGCCTTGCCCGACCCGGTCGGCGAAATCAGTGATTTGAAGTTCCGGCCAAGTGGCATCCAGGTCGGCCGCATGCGCGTGCCGCTGGGGGTGATCGGGATCATCTACGAGGCCCGCCCGAACGTCACTGCCGATGCCGCGGCCTTGTGCCTGAAATCCGGCAACGCCTCGATCCTGCGTGGCGGTTCGGAGGCGATCCGCTGCAACCAGGCGATCGCCGCGCTGGTACAGGAAGGGCTCGCCAGCGCCGGTCTGCCGGCAAATGCCGTACAGGTGATCGAGACCACCGACCGCGCCGCAGTTGGTCACCTGATCAGGATGCGCGAATTCGTCGACGTGATCGTTCCGCGCGGCGGCAAGGGATTGATCTCGCGCCTGCTGGCCGAGGCCCGCGTGCCGATGATCCAGCATCTCGACGGCAACTGCCATGTGTATCTTGACGACGCCGCCGACCCCGAAAAGGCGCTGCAGATTGTCGAGAATGCCAAGACGCAGCGCTATGGCACCTGCAATACCGCCGAGTCGCTGCTGCTGGCGCGTTCGGTCGTCGCCGGCCTGCTGCCACCGATCGCTGCGATGCTGACGCAGAAGGGCGTCGAGATTCGCGGTTGTCCGGAAACCGTCGACCGCGTCAGGGAAGCTCGGGCGGCCAGCGAAGAAGATTACGCCAGCGAGTTTCTGGCGCCGATCATTTCGGTCAAGGTAGTGGCCGGCCTCGACGAAGCGATCGAACACATCAATCGCTATGGTTCGCATCACACCGACGCCATCATCACCGAGAACTACACGTCGGCGATGCGCTTTCTGCGCGAAGTCGACTCGGCTTCGGTGATGGTGAACGCCTCGACGCGTTTTGCGGACGGCTTCGAGTACGGACTGGGTGCCGAAATCGGCATCTCGACCGACAAGATTCATGCGCGTGGTCCGGTCGGTCTGGAAGGGCTGACCAGTCAAAAATGGATCGTTCTCGGTAACGGCGAGGTGCGCGCCTGACGGTCATGACTTTTCCATCCCCGATCATGAAAGTCATAACCCATGATCTGAGGTTCCCTCGGTATTTCGTCTTCCAAAGGGAGGGGTTCATGCGACCTGTTTTTCCTGGTCCTGGCTGCTAAGCCACTTTTCCAAGAGGTGGCCCCGGAAATTCGGACAGGAGGATAAGTGGTAGCCTTGCCCCCACGAACGGCTGCGGAAGCAGCCCCAACAGGAGCAAGAGCATGACAAGAAGGACGAGACGGAACCACACACCGGCATTCAAGGCACAAGTGTCCCTGGCGGCGCTGAAGAGCGACAAGACGCTAGCGGAGCTGGCGCAGCAGTATGACCTTCACCCGAATCAGATCACGGACTGGAAGCGGCAACTGACGGAGCGTGCGGTGCAGGTTTTTGGGGACACCGGCAGCCCGACGAACAGCGATCCTGACCTGACGAAGCTGCACGCCAAGATCGGCCAGTTGACGCTGGAAAGCGATTTTTTAGAACATGCGCTCACCAAGGCGGGCCTGCTGAGCGCAAGACGATGATTGACCGCAACCACAAGCTCCCCGTATCGCATCAGTGTCCCCTGCTGGGGCTGGCGCGTTCGACCGCCTACTACACGCCCCGCGAGGTCTCAGCGGAGGACTTGGCGCTGATGCGCCGGATAGACGAGTTACATCTTGATCACCCGTTCGCCGGCGCCCGCATGTTGCGCGATCTACTCCGCCCCGAGGGCTTCGAGGCCGGGCGCAAGCACATCGGCACCCTGATGGCGCGCATGGGGATCGAAGCCCTCTATCGGAAGCCCCACACGTCTCGTCGGCAGCGGGGGGATGAAATCCATCCCTACCTCCTGCGCGGCCTCGCGATCGAGCGGCCCAATCAAGCGTGGGCGGCGGACATCACCTACATCCCGATGCGCCGAGGCTTTCTCTACCTGTTCGCCGTGATCGACGGGTTCTCGCGGCGGGTCCTTGCCTGGCGGCTTTCCAACACCTTGACGACCGACTTCTGTCTGGACGCGGTGCGGGAAGCCATCCACCGCCACGGCTGCCCGGAGATCTTCAACACTGATCAGGGTGGCCAATTCACCAGCGGCGAATTCACCGGTTTGCTCAAGGCGCACGACATCCGGATCAGTATGGACGGCAAGGGGTCCTGGCGGGACAACGTCTTCGTCGAGCGCCTGTGGAAAAGCGTCAAGTACGAAGAGGGGTATCTCAAGGCCTATGACAACGTCGCCGATGCGACAGCCAACCTGGCCACGTATCTGCGTTTCTACAACGAGCGACGACCGCATCGTTCCCTGGAGGGCAAGACGCCGGACGTTGCCTACTTCGTGGCGCTCGCGTCGGCAACCCCAGGAGCGGCGTAAGACATGAGGAAGGGGCTCCGTGGATTTGTGGACGATGCGCTGTCGCGCACCGGGCCGCTTGCCGTGGAAAAGTCTGGCGACTTTCCCACCGCGCGTCCCTTCGCCCACAAGCTCCACCGAGCTCTATTCGTTTCGTATAATATCTTGGAAGGTCAAAACCAACCGCATCACCGGTCAGTCGACCGCAACTGGCAAGGTTCCACTTATCAAAGAACGTTTTCTGTCCAAACAAACGGGGCCACCTCTCCCTTTGATTTACGCCATTAGTAACTACTCAGGCGCTCTCGATCGGGCAGACAAGTTGGACCGAGGCCACGCTCGGGCAATGAATTTTTCGTTCAGTGTGGACGTGCAAGTTTGCAAGAGAACCGACGTTGATCGTGCAATGAAGAGCTTTTTCAGGCGCAGTGAGCAGGGATGAACTTCCCGACCTTGAACGACTCAGTCTTGCCGAGAAGGATGATCTGATCCGAGCGCTTTGGCCTTTGCATGTGGTGGTAGGCCATTTGAGAGCTGAAGTAGAAGAACTCCAGGCGAAGGTGCGGGAACTGGAGGGGAAGCGGAGTCAAGACAGCCACAATTCGAGCAAGCCCCCGTCTTCGGATGGCTTGGCCAAGCCGCCAGCCAAACCCCATTCGCTACGCAAGTCGGGCCAGCACCCGAATGGCGGCCAGCCGGGGCCTACGGGACAAACGCTTAAGCAGGTCGACAAGCCGGATCGAGTCGTGGTGCATGGTCCGCCCGCCCACTGCCCGGCGTGCCATTGTCCGTTGGGGGAAGCGGCGGTGGTCGAGACCCGGCAAGTGTTCGATCTGCCGCCGTTGCGCTTCGAGGTCACGGAGCATCAGGTCTTGGCGGCGACCTGCGCCTGCGGCCAAGTGTGCCGTGGTGAATTTCCCGAAGGCGTTTCTTCGCCGGTGCAGTACGGGCCGGCGGCTTGGGCGGCTGTAGTTCATCTGACGCATCACCCCATGATGCCGGTGCAACGCACGGCGCAGTTGATGGGCGATTTCTTCGAACTGCCGATGGCCGAAGCGACAGTCCTCGCCGCTGCGAAGGAGGCTGTTGTCCGGCTGTCGCCGACGGTGGGCGCCATCGGCGAGGCCCTTCAAGTCGCCGAGGTGGCGCACGCCGATGAGACCGGTCTGCGCGTTGCCGGCTCGCTGCACTGGATGCACGTGATGGCCACCACGCTGCTGACCTGGGTCGCGTGTCATGCGAAACGCGGCAGGCAGGCGTTTGATGACTTGGGAATTCTGGCCGGCTTCCTCGGCACGCTCATTCACGAGGGCTGGAAGCCTTATCGTGACCTCCTCTGCAAGCACGGCCTGTGCAATGCCCATCACTTGCGCGAACTGACCTATCTCTTCGAGGATCTGGGGCAAGCCTGGGCCGGCCGGATGATCGATCTCCTCCTGAGCGCCTGTCATGAGGTCGGCGAGGCCGGCGCGCCGCTCTCTGAATCCCGCCGGTTGTTCTTCCTGTCCCGCTACGCCGAAATCCTGACCGAAGGAGAAGCCCTCCATCCCTGGGCACCCCCTACGGGAAAACGCGGGCGTTCCCGGCAAAGCAAGGCGACGAACCTTCTCTGGCGCTTGCGCGCCTACACTGACGATGTCTGGCGCTTTGCCACCGATCGCGGCGTTCCGTTCACCAACAACCTCGCCGAGCAAGCCGTACGCATGTCCAAGGTCAAACAGAAAGTCTCCGGCGGCTTCCGAACCAGGAAGGGCGCTGATACCTTCTGCATCATTCACTCGTATCTCGCCACCCTGCACAAGCAGGGCGCCAATCTCTTCCACGCCCTGCCCCTGACTTTCCAGGGACAGCCCCCTCAGCCTCGCCTCGCTTGAGCTTCGACGCGGACGACCGTCTGCTGCCACCACCTGAGTAGTTACCCCTGAAGTAATTGTAGTGCAGCTTGGTTTCCCGATCGAAGTACTGCCCTGGGAAGCGCAGATTGATCGTAGTTGCCTTCCCGTCGCCGTTGGGGTCCTCCTCGGGCAAGGCCATCCCGAACGGCTCGCCCGTTGGAAGGTTGCGCCAGACGACGACGTTGGCTTCGTTGGTCGCCACCCGCGGTGTGCCGAGGTGATCGCCGTGCAGGTAGAGGACGGTCGGCCCGCTAGCGG contains:
- a CDS encoding DNA polymerase III subunit delta; protein product: MHLKGDQLAAHLERDLQPVYLVHGDEPLLIIEAADAIRAAARRRGFDEREVLTAMAGFNWNDLYHAAGNMSLFGGRTLIDLRVPTGKPGREGSAALQEYCARPSPDSLLLVTMSEVDWRDEKSAWMGAMASAGAVVKLLSPALAELPAWLAVRLHRQQQSATADGLRFIAERVEGNLLAAHQEILKLGVLYPPGALSLQQIREAVLNVARYDLDGLREAMLAGDVARLTRTLDGLQQEGEAPLLVLWAMTEEVRLLAQIGAGLARCQPLDALLKDARLWGTRQVLIKRALQRVDGERAAAALVHAARIDRMIKGIAGGDVWDEFRQLSLRITAA
- a CDS encoding IS66 family transposase; the protein is MRAEVEELQAKVRELEGKRSQDSHNSSKPPSSDGLAKPPAKPHSLRKSGQHPNGGQPGPTGQTLKQVDKPDRVVVHGPPAHCPACHCPLGEAAVVETRQVFDLPPLRFEVTEHQVLAATCACGQVCRGEFPEGVSSPVQYGPAAWAAVVHLTHHPMMPVQRTAQLMGDFFELPMAEATVLAAAKEAVVRLSPTVGAIGEALQVAEVAHADETGLRVAGSLHWMHVMATTLLTWVACHAKRGRQAFDDLGILAGFLGTLIHEGWKPYRDLLCKHGLCNAHHLRELTYLFEDLGQAWAGRMIDLLLSACHEVGEAGAPLSESRRLFFLSRYAEILTEGEALHPWAPPTGKRGRSRQSKATNLLWRLRAYTDDVWRFATDRGVPFTNNLAEQAVRMSKVKQKVSGGFRTRKGADTFCIIHSYLATLHKQGANLFHALPLTFQGQPPQPRLA
- a CDS encoding IS3 family transposase (programmed frameshift) codes for the protein MTRRTRRNHTPAFKAQVSLAALKSDKTLAELAQQYDLHPNQITDWKRQLTERAVQVFGDTGSPTNSDPDLTKLHAKIGQLTLESGFFRTCAHQGGPAERKTMIDRNHKLPVSHQCPLLGLARSTAYYTPREVSAEDLALMRRIDELHLDHPFAGARMLRDLLRPEGFEAGRKHIGTLMARMGIEALYRKPHTSRRQRGDEIHPYLLRGLAIERPNQAWAADITYIPMRRGFLYLFAVIDGFSRRVLAWRLSNTLTTDFCLDAVREAIHRHGCPEIFNTDQGGQFTSGEFTGLLKAHDIRISMDGKGSWRDNVFVERLWKSVKYEEGYLKAYDNVADATANLATYLRFYNERRPHRSLEGKTPDVAYFVALASATPGAA
- a CDS encoding glutamate-5-semialdehyde dehydrogenase; protein product: MDIEQYMQTVGHRARAASRLIARADSQAKNMALYRIATAIRRECDTLLAANHDDLAAARAAGLEPALLDRLALSAKSVAAMAEGIEQVAALPDPVGEISDLKFRPSGIQVGRMRVPLGVIGIIYEARPNVTADAAALCLKSGNASILRGGSEAIRCNQAIAALVQEGLASAGLPANAVQVIETTDRAAVGHLIRMREFVDVIVPRGGKGLISRLLAEARVPMIQHLDGNCHVYLDDAADPEKALQIVENAKTQRYGTCNTAESLLLARSVVAGLLPPIAAMLTQKGVEIRGCPETVDRVREARAASEEDYASEFLAPIISVKVVAGLDEAIEHINRYGSHHTDAIITENYTSAMRFLREVDSASVMVNASTRFADGFEYGLGAEIGISTDKIHARGPVGLEGLTSQKWIVLGNGEVRA